In Microbacterium enclense, one genomic interval encodes:
- a CDS encoding RNA polymerase sigma factor — protein sequence MTVDAERARFEAAVEPLIPDLLRYFVRRVDPRADADDCVSETTLALWRHRRRLPVASEEQRMWAFGVARNVLANHTRKRARRARIDDLLVRAEPEPVSDEAFIALEALGTLPASDQELLRLVLWDGFGVAEAGALAGVRPAAARKRYERARARLRAAFAALQPTLVRDGA from the coding sequence GTGACCGTGGACGCGGAACGCGCGCGTTTCGAGGCTGCCGTCGAACCGCTCATCCCCGACCTCTTGCGGTACTTCGTGCGTCGCGTCGACCCACGCGCCGACGCCGACGACTGCGTCTCGGAGACCACGCTCGCGCTGTGGCGTCATCGGCGGCGGTTGCCGGTGGCATCCGAAGAACAGCGCATGTGGGCGTTCGGCGTCGCGCGGAACGTGCTCGCCAACCACACCCGCAAGCGCGCTCGCCGCGCGCGGATCGACGACCTCCTCGTGCGTGCGGAGCCGGAACCGGTCAGCGATGAGGCGTTCATCGCGCTCGAGGCGCTCGGGACGCTCCCGGCGAGCGACCAGGAACTGCTGCGACTCGTGCTCTGGGACGGGTTCGGCGTTGCCGAGGCCGGGGCGCTCGCGGGTGTGCGTCCTGCCGCGGCGCGCAAGCGGTACGAGCGGGCTCGCGCGCGGCTCCGCGCGGCGTTCGCCGCGCTGCAGCCCACGCTCGTGCGCGACGGCGCGTGA
- a CDS encoding GNAT family N-acetyltransferase: MHFSFDPPTAREFATLYAETGWGDQPEETFDRALAGTWVVCAARDDDGMLVGMGRLISDGALHAFVTEMIVAERARGAGAGAEILRRLVEEAQRRGVHDVQLFAARGRAAFYERNGFVRRPADGPGMDVASSPAPTPGPSGGLRA; this comes from the coding sequence GTGCATTTCTCCTTCGATCCCCCGACGGCGCGCGAGTTCGCGACGCTCTACGCCGAGACCGGCTGGGGCGACCAGCCCGAGGAGACATTCGACCGGGCCCTCGCGGGCACCTGGGTCGTCTGTGCCGCCCGGGACGACGACGGCATGCTCGTCGGGATGGGGCGCCTGATCAGCGATGGCGCCCTGCACGCCTTCGTCACCGAGATGATCGTCGCGGAGCGCGCGCGAGGGGCGGGAGCCGGGGCCGAGATCCTGCGCCGCCTGGTCGAGGAGGCTCAGCGTCGGGGTGTGCACGACGTGCAGTTGTTCGCGGCACGGGGAAGGGCGGCGTTCTACGAGCGCAACGGGTTCGTCCGGCGGCCCGCCGACGGTCCGGGGATGGACGTCGCGTCCTCTCCCGCGCCGACGCCCGGACCTTCGGGCGGGCTGAGGGCCTGA
- a CDS encoding thiamine pyrophosphate-binding protein: MPIVSAHVAHTLGRHLDHVFGVMGNGNAHFLDVLHRETAVTFTAMRHEAGGVVAADAHYRASGRIAAATATYGAGFTNTLTALAESAQARIPLLLVVGDEPTSGPRPWGVDQVALASAVGVRTYTVGDRDATATVLIALEHALTYRVPVVLAIPYDVVTREAGPLTDAGTVTLPAPLAPRGPAAEATLDRIADALARAERPFLLAGRGAWLADAGPALGRLADATGAITASTALGRGIFPAAEHDLGVTGGFGAEGAMELVREADVAVVFGAGLNQFTMRFGELFGPRTQVFQIDVAPTATHAQVGGFVRADAGVAAETLVERLRSRGAPSSGWRDRVDVAPLREQEPGDGLAPDGRLDPRSAAARLAELLPEDRVVVSDGGHFLGWSNMYWPVASPDRMMMIGTAYQSIGLGFPSVAGAIAARPDSTVVLTTGDGGGLMAIADLESAVRAARGHGIAVVWNDAAYGAEVNLYGLKGLAREPMLIPEVDFAAVARGFGAEGVVVREVADLDALAAWTARDPGERPFLLLDLRISGDVIAPYQREIIKVNS; the protein is encoded by the coding sequence ATGCCCATCGTCTCCGCCCACGTCGCCCACACCCTCGGTCGCCACCTCGACCACGTCTTCGGGGTGATGGGCAACGGCAACGCCCACTTCCTCGATGTGCTGCACCGCGAGACCGCCGTGACCTTCACGGCGATGCGGCACGAGGCGGGCGGAGTCGTCGCCGCCGACGCCCACTACCGCGCATCGGGCCGTATCGCCGCGGCCACCGCCACCTACGGCGCCGGCTTCACCAACACCCTCACGGCCCTGGCCGAGTCCGCCCAGGCCCGCATCCCTCTGCTGCTCGTCGTCGGCGACGAGCCCACCTCCGGCCCGCGCCCGTGGGGCGTCGACCAGGTCGCCCTCGCCTCGGCGGTCGGCGTGCGCACCTATACGGTGGGAGATCGGGATGCCACGGCCACCGTCCTCATCGCACTCGAGCACGCGCTGACCTACCGCGTGCCGGTGGTGCTGGCGATCCCCTACGACGTCGTCACGCGCGAGGCGGGTCCGCTCACCGACGCCGGGACCGTGACCCTGCCCGCGCCCCTCGCTCCCCGCGGACCTGCGGCGGAAGCGACCCTCGACCGCATCGCCGACGCGCTCGCCCGCGCCGAGCGCCCCTTCCTTCTGGCGGGCCGTGGCGCGTGGCTCGCCGACGCCGGCCCCGCGCTCGGTCGCCTCGCTGACGCGACCGGTGCGATCACGGCATCCACCGCCCTCGGCCGCGGGATCTTCCCCGCGGCGGAACACGACCTCGGCGTGACGGGAGGCTTCGGAGCCGAGGGCGCGATGGAGCTCGTGCGCGAGGCCGACGTCGCCGTCGTGTTCGGCGCGGGCCTGAACCAGTTCACGATGCGCTTCGGCGAGCTCTTCGGACCCCGCACGCAGGTCTTCCAGATCGACGTGGCCCCCACCGCGACGCACGCCCAGGTGGGCGGTTTCGTGCGGGCGGATGCCGGGGTGGCCGCCGAGACGCTCGTCGAACGGCTGCGCTCTCGCGGCGCGCCGTCGTCGGGCTGGCGTGATCGCGTCGACGTCGCGCCCCTTCGCGAGCAGGAGCCCGGGGACGGCCTCGCGCCGGACGGGCGTCTCGACCCGCGCTCCGCCGCCGCACGGCTCGCGGAGCTCCTCCCCGAGGACCGCGTCGTCGTCTCCGACGGCGGACACTTCCTCGGCTGGTCGAACATGTACTGGCCCGTAGCCTCACCCGACCGCATGATGATGATCGGCACCGCGTACCAGTCGATCGGCCTCGGCTTCCCCTCGGTCGCGGGAGCCATCGCCGCCCGGCCGGACTCCACCGTGGTGCTCACGACCGGCGACGGCGGCGGGCTCATGGCCATCGCCGACCTCGAGAGCGCGGTGCGAGCGGCCCGGGGGCACGGCATCGCGGTCGTGTGGAACGACGCCGCCTACGGCGCAGAGGTCAACCTGTACGGCCTCAAGGGCCTCGCCCGAGAGCCCATGCTCATCCCCGAGGTCGACTTCGCCGCCGTCGCCCGCGGCTTCGGCGCGGAGGGCGTGGTCGTGCGCGAGGTGGCCGACCTCGACGCCCTCGCCGCATGGACGGCGCGCGACCCGGGCGAACGCCCGTTCCTGCTGCTCGATCTGCGTATCAGCGGCGACGTCATCGCGCCGTACCAGCGCGAGATCATCAAGGTGAACTCGTGA
- a CDS encoding FAD-linked oxidase C-terminal domain-containing protein — translation MSGVAQPLGGGRDQVPGAVLDDLRTALGDRLLIDPASLAAHAVDSSRAQPEGLPLAVVRAASTDDVSTALAWANARGIRVSVRGAGTGLSGGAVAYAGGLVISLEAMNRILSIDVDNRLADVEAGVITAELDAAALAHGLFFPPDPASAQWSTIGGNIATNAGGLRCVAHGVTTDVVAALEVVLADGRVMRTGARTRKNTTGYDLTSLFTGSEGTLGVITGATVRLKPVPPGQPRTFRASFDDIEDAGRAVTAIVSGPAAPEVLELIDARSVEIIEAFHPSGLPSPGAAMLVGQTVGLAAHETAEQIAAICRAHGAAETEISDSDSLLEARRLANPALTAQGLRVSCDVGVPVAQLAAVFRGIGEIARSHGRRVAIVAHAGDGNLHPTVEAGDTPDEYAAAELVIDDITRLALSLGGTISGEHGIGSVKRHELPWQQDAAALDVQRAIKAALDPRGILTPGRAI, via the coding sequence GTGAGCGGGGTCGCCCAGCCGCTGGGCGGGGGCCGCGACCAGGTGCCCGGCGCAGTCCTCGACGACCTCCGCACCGCCCTGGGCGACCGCCTCCTCATCGACCCCGCGAGCCTCGCCGCCCATGCCGTCGACAGCTCGCGCGCGCAGCCCGAGGGACTGCCGCTCGCGGTGGTGCGGGCCGCCTCGACCGACGACGTGTCGACCGCCCTCGCGTGGGCGAACGCCCGTGGCATCCGGGTCTCCGTCCGCGGAGCGGGGACCGGGCTCTCCGGCGGCGCGGTCGCCTACGCGGGCGGGCTGGTCATCTCGCTCGAAGCGATGAACCGCATCCTCTCGATCGACGTCGACAACCGGCTCGCCGACGTCGAGGCCGGGGTGATCACAGCGGAACTGGATGCCGCGGCTCTCGCGCACGGCCTGTTCTTCCCGCCCGACCCGGCGAGCGCCCAGTGGTCGACGATCGGCGGCAACATCGCCACGAACGCCGGCGGGCTGCGCTGCGTCGCCCACGGCGTGACGACCGATGTGGTCGCGGCCCTGGAGGTCGTGCTCGCAGACGGGCGCGTGATGCGCACCGGCGCGCGCACGCGCAAGAACACCACAGGGTACGACCTCACGAGTCTGTTCACCGGCTCCGAGGGCACGCTCGGCGTGATCACCGGCGCGACCGTCCGCCTCAAGCCCGTGCCGCCGGGGCAGCCCCGCACCTTCCGCGCGAGCTTCGACGACATCGAGGATGCCGGACGCGCCGTCACCGCGATCGTCTCGGGCCCCGCCGCCCCCGAGGTGCTCGAGCTGATCGATGCGCGCAGCGTCGAGATCATCGAGGCGTTCCACCCGAGCGGCCTGCCCTCCCCCGGGGCCGCGATGCTCGTAGGTCAGACCGTCGGCCTCGCGGCACACGAGACCGCCGAGCAGATCGCCGCGATCTGCCGGGCGCACGGCGCCGCCGAGACCGAGATCAGCGACTCCGACAGCCTGCTCGAGGCTCGCCGCCTCGCCAATCCCGCGCTGACCGCGCAAGGACTTCGCGTGTCGTGCGACGTCGGCGTGCCGGTGGCGCAGCTCGCGGCGGTGTTCCGCGGCATCGGCGAGATCGCCCGGAGCCACGGGCGCCGCGTCGCCATCGTCGCCCATGCCGGCGACGGCAACCTGCACCCCACGGTCGAGGCCGGTGACACCCCCGACGAGTACGCCGCGGCCGAGCTCGTCATCGACGACATCACGCGCCTCGCCCTGTCGTTAGGCGGAACCATCTCGGGCGAGCATGGCATCGGCTCGGTCAAACGCCACGAGCTCCCCTGGCAGCAGGATGCCGCCGCCCTCGACGTGCAGCGCGCGATCAAGGCCGCGCTGGACCCGCGTGGCATCCTGACCCCGGGGCGGGCGATCTGA
- a CDS encoding ribonuclease E inhibitor RraB: protein MNLVAAVRTENADGFRASVQFVDDVRWVGTTEDDVRSAIADNDEGASVLFIADDIALTTEGYPVLVIDLRERHPPFRCVAADLWAVDNNLNLANMGWEEFADAVDEQGVYRSEPPASHAGPSATVAREIAMWPEQVAPRRELGEAFTAPRPVEHFAYFRWRRSADAAADDLRSHGFTVDIRRRGLQLILVATRVETLTDASVAAFLTEVIGIVEARKGDYDGWGANVEVRDA, encoded by the coding sequence ATGAACCTCGTGGCCGCGGTGCGCACCGAGAACGCCGATGGGTTTCGCGCCTCCGTGCAGTTCGTCGACGACGTCCGATGGGTAGGCACAACGGAGGACGACGTCCGGTCGGCGATTGCCGACAACGATGAGGGCGCCTCCGTCCTCTTCATCGCGGACGACATCGCCCTGACGACCGAGGGTTACCCCGTGCTCGTCATCGACCTCCGGGAGAGGCATCCGCCGTTCCGTTGCGTTGCAGCCGACCTCTGGGCCGTGGACAACAACCTCAACCTCGCCAACATGGGGTGGGAGGAGTTCGCCGATGCGGTCGACGAGCAGGGGGTCTACAGATCCGAGCCCCCTGCATCGCACGCAGGACCTTCGGCGACGGTCGCGCGCGAGATCGCGATGTGGCCGGAACAGGTGGCACCTCGCCGAGAGCTCGGCGAGGCCTTCACGGCCCCACGACCGGTCGAACACTTCGCATACTTCCGCTGGCGCAGATCCGCCGACGCCGCAGCCGACGATCTTCGCTCGCACGGCTTCACGGTCGACATCCGTCGCCGCGGACTGCAGCTGATCCTGGTCGCGACACGCGTCGAGACGTTGACGGATGCCTCGGTGGCGGCGTTCCTCACCGAGGTCATCGGCATCGTCGAAGCGAGGAAGGGCGACTACGACGGCTGGGGCGCGAACGTCGAGGTGCGTGACGCGTGA